One Phycisphaera mikurensis NBRC 102666 DNA window includes the following coding sequences:
- a CDS encoding cob(I)yrinic acid a,c-diamide adenosyltransferase, with translation MKLYTKRGDRGLTDLFGGGRVPKDHLRVEAYGTVDELNAAVGLAAVRLEAAGEGLSLIAGPLGSIQRRLFEIGADLATPKRDGKGGRMVPRIGPEHIAEIEGWIDTVDAAVPAMTSFILPGGTELSARLHLARTICRRAERCCVSLGRVEEQDDVDEDHQGDEPPTGVYLNRLSDLLFAMARYANHAAGVADVPWTAPTG, from the coding sequence TTGAAGCTCTACACCAAGCGGGGCGACCGCGGCCTCACGGACCTGTTCGGCGGCGGACGCGTCCCCAAGGACCACCTGCGGGTGGAGGCTTACGGCACCGTCGACGAGCTCAACGCCGCCGTGGGTCTCGCCGCCGTGCGGCTCGAAGCGGCGGGAGAAGGCCTCTCGCTCATCGCCGGCCCGCTGGGATCGATCCAGCGCCGCCTCTTCGAGATCGGCGCCGACCTCGCCACGCCCAAGCGCGACGGGAAGGGCGGCCGGATGGTGCCCCGGATCGGGCCCGAGCACATCGCCGAGATCGAGGGCTGGATCGACACCGTCGACGCGGCCGTGCCCGCGATGACCAGCTTCATCCTCCCCGGCGGCACCGAGCTCTCGGCCCGGCTGCACCTGGCCCGCACGATCTGCCGGCGCGCGGAGCGTTGCTGCGTCAGCCTCGGCCGCGTGGAGGAGCAGGACGACGTGGACGAGGACCACCAGGGCGACGAGCCGCCGACCGGCGTCTACCTGAACCGCCTGTCGGATCTGCTCTTCGCGATGGCCCGCTACGCGAACCACGCCGCCGGCGTGGCGGACGTGCCTTGGACAGCGCCGACGGGGTAG